Below is a genomic region from Anguilla anguilla isolate fAngAng1 chromosome 18, fAngAng1.pri, whole genome shotgun sequence.
GTATTGTGACTTGTACTGTTTGGACCAGCGAGGCTTATGTTGAATTTTCAAGACTGAAAAAAATTCTGCCCATATATACTTTCACACGGTGCAATCTTTATATTATGACGCGTAGTGTATGTTTGTGCCGGTCAGCTCTTCAAGGTAAAGCAGTGAATTGTGAACCTAGACCGATTTCTGAATCTCTGCCATTTCAAAACCAGTGGCATTTCACAGGTGGACTACAAGCGGCATTGGCTTGCCAATTACTCAGTTTAAATACAACATATCCCGACACAACACCCCTCATTCTGTTgatcatgtctgtgtgtttttgatacTTCCATGGCCGTAGACTGTATTAAATTTGAAGGAGACCTCAAAATACgattcccccctgccccccccccaaaaaaaaacgatgCATTGCCCATCTCATGGGGATGAATCAGGCTAGCTTCTCGTGGTTTGAATAATTCCATCGCTCTTAACTAACATGATAAAGATGAGTAATTGTtatttgaagtacagtagacatatacagggctgtagcatttgtcaaagatctgtgctgataccCCTTGCTGGAGAGCAGCCTGATGTTAGCGTGAGGTCtgatcaatttcatttccaGTCAAAGTGCCAGTATGTTACTTTATAGTACATCGAATATCGAATTGCCCAATTGAAAAAATACGCCGACACTACAGACAAATTGTGCAAATTCGCAACGTTTCCAAATCGAGCTAACAAGGTCAAGAGAACAGCAAGACCGCAGTGAGATTTATGAGTCTCTGAAGTCATCTGTGCGGTCAAAGTGCAGTATGGCGTCATCCAATCCGAAATGGTCAATCAGCTGGGAAATGCTGGCCTTCCTGCCATCCACGAGCATGGCTGACTGCAGCTCGAGAAGCACTGCCTGGCTGCAGCTTCTCCACTTCCCGATCAGGGACTGGAGCTGGGTCATGtcattctgaaaacaaaaccacatGCGGACAATGACCGGTAAAAGCAAGGCTTTCAGATAAAGAATAAATCATTTGAACTCTATTCCACTGAAATAATCTTCAGCATGAAATACgttacacacatacagccagTTCTAGACATATTTAGCATTTCTCATGTAGGCTGCAAACTCATCTGCGATGATACTGTAGAATAATACTGTTACATATTAGTTGAAAAAGAATACCTTTGTTCTGTACATTTGAGCCATTTTCAGCCGCCGAAGTTTCTCGGTCTTATCTCTGACCtctttctttaatttttctCGAAGGTGAAAGAGGTCGATTTGTGGATTCTGCGTGTGGTCGCCCGGGGACAAGGCGCTCTCAGCTCCGCTGATTTGATTTCGGTTCAAGTCCACTCCATCAGTCACGCTTGTTTTTGCGCACTCCTTAACACCTGTTTTGTTTGAGGTCGTCACCGCCTCTTCGTCTGAATCCACTTTAAGTCGTTTCGCCACAGAAAACGGAGAGTTGAAGGACCGTCTAGTTCTTTTCAGTCTTTCCTTTAGTGAGGCACTCATTGGCTGAAAGACCAAAAGACCAATAAACACAACGTCAGCGATAAAGGTCGCAAAGCTGTACTCAAAAACTTTAGTTAGTCTAACTGTTGGCTAACCACCGGCTAGGGTacttaatataaaaacattagcTAGTCTAGTCTGGCTACACTAAGCTTGTCTTTCAGTTATAGCCTAAATCGTGTATAGCTAGCTGGCCAACTATTATTAGTCCAGCACCATGAAGACAAGCTTCTAATATTATTAATACTCACCGTTCGTGTCCTGGATCCACAACGACTGGACTGTTCTGAACCATCTGGTGTATGGTATACGAGTTTGGATTTTAACGTATTTGGTGTCTCCATTCTATTAAAGTTAGAAGACCCGTTATACCTATACCGTTTAGTGGCACTGCCTATATAGTCTAGCTACTACGGCAGAGTTCTGGCTAGTTTATCTTTAGCTAGTTAGCCCCATTTGTGGCTGCAATTCCAGCCATTCTCGCTGACTACAACACAGCTTGTTGGTTAGTGTAGCTGATCTAATTCAATGCACTATGACAACGCGTGTGACTTAGTCTAGTAAGtaagaaaaagacaaacaagTCACAACCTCTTATGAATGACGCTGGAATGACATGAAAACTACGAAaagttacttttttaaaaatcgcacAAACAAAATTTACATCCAGGTTAAAACTGTGCTGGACCAATGACGGTTAAATGCACGTGACATAAATCTAACCTCAAAGCTGTCTGCAATTGAATTATGGGAGATGTAGTTTACGTCCGTGCCACTTTCCGTAGGGTGCGATGGTGAaagtaacaataattaaaaataacaatggaaaCGAATAAAACGcaattgaattcaataattAACGAATTAACAAATGAACTGATAAATTCAGcaccaaatttaattaaaatgatggttattaaataaaaacagaggtatcttattaaattaattactgtCCTTTTATACAGTTTCCTTAATACAGTGCCTCCAAAATTGTTGACACTCTTGGTAAAGATTAGTAAAAATGCTATGAGAAAATATCACTTGTTTTTTAGCCTTCATCTTGAGAGCTATATACATAGGGGTCAAACTACTGTATGTGGAATGACCATAAACACAAGGAAAGAAATATACATGTGAGGTCCACTTTTACATTACCGTA
It encodes:
- the sfr1 gene encoding swi5-dependent recombination DNA repair protein 1 homolog, which translates into the protein METPNTLKSKLVYHTPDGSEQSSRCGSRTRTPMSASLKERLKRTRRSFNSPFSVAKRLKVDSDEEAVTTSNKTGVKECAKTSVTDGVDLNRNQISGAESALSPGDHTQNPQIDLFHLREKLKKEVRDKTEKLRRLKMAQMYRTKNDMTQLQSLIGKWRSCSQAVLLELQSAMLVDGRKASISQLIDHFGLDDAILHFDRTDDFRDS